The following proteins are encoded in a genomic region of Aliiroseovarius sp. F47248L:
- a CDS encoding D-Ala-D-Ala carboxypeptidase family metallohydrolase: MTKITVEQLMSKMADLDADETEFSEYFILDEEQSGPFSPKFKLNPATVQIPRGANAAQRTAALMNSANWFARMSRRNVFQQKLARGYDGPIIVSEGDSWFQYPIRLRDTIDHLMHSYAIYSLGAAGDLLKRMADKQEYIRALEETGAEILLLSGGGNDLVAGGALAAHLEAFDPDLAPADYLLPSFRALLDDALMQYGRMFQGVHQKFPHVSILCHGYDYPVPNKDKWLGKPMESRGIRDRALQMAIAAEMMDQFNRRLRRLARSMPHVTYIDCRGVVGNDRWFDGLHPTGAGYGDVAKKFRREINRIANARSGPPVVISGPFGSASDLSRAMQAPPVIAGGPAKGMSLHVGVNTVDPAHYDGWDGQLTACEADALAMQNIAESEGFKPQLLLTRDATRQNVVNEIERAAKDLDPGDMFLFTVSGHGGRVPDFNQDEDHDDESQRMDETLCLYDFQIADDELYMLWTLFRDGVRVLIMPDTCHSGSMARFGPTAPTELFGRAMPQDPRIRAMPLYVEDRVWRANEAAYRTASKSYSAMKESVMTAPLSSPIQASVLNLGACKDTQYAMDGPENGAFTGALLKVWDGGRFNGDYRAFRAAIDAEIGSDSQTPQLFETLLKQPNFVLDRPFTLQPAGMSSGTCSNTAKSRSAPPPSLEDEDEGDENDLLPDAEVDAILSAKTRGAGFRSATAALEWSDYADFDGFIRSLGLKNFSTDEFLILGGSHNTPGGKCQGKNTYPPRSLWTNIAKTAQALDHFRDRIGKPIAITNAYRGPAYNACIGGAKQSQHMKFCALDFKVSGMPAPEAARALRWLRDKEGFFTGGIGRYNSFTHIDTRGINATWPPAFRNAKLSGASPLKKREPRDLAERIAILISTMLAKPRSAPGAKSRSSAFADPVSRSGDDFDPTSENAAHQQSLQAAVNASSVISFVENLTPSQKEDVLLSTLFAQRAADAKADPVKERELWHATYMDMLSLMGWTREAAPFEASQKMKGNGSFDKVILTTLAQVATGNQFKIVESAMEALRGLAADDGKIKLFDFETSSSTGGNFQIGSAEASGDVISMALGAFNFNFKDKKQNILFVSWGKNELEYWLSAQKVALSPTIYADVREIIRDKLSDTRKTLIADIDIG; encoded by the coding sequence TTGACTAAGATCACTGTTGAACAACTGATGTCGAAAATGGCGGATCTGGACGCCGATGAAACCGAGTTCTCAGAGTATTTCATACTCGATGAGGAACAATCGGGACCGTTCTCTCCAAAATTCAAACTGAATCCGGCGACGGTTCAGATTCCGCGCGGGGCGAATGCCGCCCAACGCACAGCGGCTCTGATGAATTCAGCCAATTGGTTCGCGCGAATGAGCCGAAGAAACGTGTTTCAGCAAAAGCTGGCACGCGGCTATGATGGCCCGATCATCGTGTCCGAAGGCGACAGCTGGTTTCAGTATCCGATCCGCTTGCGCGATACGATTGACCATTTGATGCACAGTTATGCCATCTATTCACTGGGTGCGGCAGGCGATCTGTTGAAACGCATGGCAGACAAACAGGAATATATCCGTGCACTTGAAGAAACGGGCGCAGAAATTCTGCTTCTGTCAGGGGGTGGCAACGATCTGGTCGCCGGTGGTGCGTTGGCCGCCCATCTTGAAGCGTTCGACCCCGACCTGGCCCCTGCCGACTATCTACTACCATCTTTTCGGGCGTTGCTCGACGATGCTCTGATGCAGTACGGGCGGATGTTTCAAGGGGTGCATCAGAAATTTCCCCATGTCAGCATCCTGTGCCACGGTTACGACTATCCCGTACCCAACAAGGACAAGTGGCTTGGCAAACCGATGGAAAGTCGCGGCATACGTGACCGCGCGCTGCAAATGGCCATCGCTGCCGAGATGATGGACCAGTTCAACCGGCGCTTGCGCCGCCTTGCCCGCTCGATGCCACATGTGACTTATATCGACTGCCGGGGAGTTGTCGGCAACGACCGTTGGTTCGACGGACTGCATCCAACCGGCGCAGGTTATGGAGACGTCGCCAAAAAATTCCGCCGCGAGATCAACCGTATCGCAAATGCTCGCAGCGGCCCGCCGGTGGTCATCAGCGGCCCGTTCGGCTCGGCCAGTGATCTATCGCGCGCTATGCAAGCCCCGCCCGTCATTGCCGGTGGTCCTGCCAAGGGCATGTCTTTGCATGTCGGTGTCAACACTGTGGACCCGGCCCATTACGACGGATGGGACGGTCAACTCACCGCCTGCGAGGCAGATGCACTCGCGATGCAGAATATCGCGGAAAGCGAGGGGTTCAAACCGCAACTTCTGCTGACCCGCGATGCTACCCGCCAAAACGTAGTGAACGAGATCGAGCGCGCCGCAAAGGATTTGGACCCCGGCGATATGTTCCTGTTCACCGTATCCGGTCATGGCGGGCGGGTGCCTGATTTCAATCAGGACGAGGATCATGACGACGAAAGCCAGCGGATGGACGAAACCCTGTGCCTTTATGATTTCCAGATCGCAGATGACGAGCTTTATATGCTCTGGACCCTGTTCCGCGATGGGGTGCGTGTCCTGATCATGCCCGACACCTGCCACTCGGGTTCGATGGCGCGGTTTGGCCCCACAGCCCCAACCGAATTGTTTGGTCGCGCCATGCCACAAGACCCCCGCATCCGCGCGATGCCGCTTTACGTTGAAGACCGGGTCTGGCGGGCCAACGAAGCGGCCTATCGCACCGCGTCTAAATCCTATAGCGCGATGAAGGAAAGCGTGATGACGGCGCCGCTCAGCAGCCCCATTCAAGCCTCTGTCCTGAACCTTGGGGCCTGCAAAGACACGCAATATGCGATGGACGGACCGGAAAACGGCGCTTTCACCGGCGCGCTTCTGAAGGTCTGGGACGGTGGGCGCTTCAATGGTGACTATCGCGCCTTCCGTGCCGCTATCGACGCCGAGATCGGCAGCGACAGCCAAACCCCGCAACTGTTTGAAACGCTTCTGAAACAGCCAAACTTCGTGCTGGATCGTCCTTTCACGCTGCAACCCGCCGGCATGTCCAGCGGAACGTGCAGCAATACAGCGAAATCGCGTTCGGCGCCGCCACCGTCCCTTGAAGACGAGGATGAGGGGGACGAAAACGACCTTCTGCCTGACGCCGAGGTGGATGCAATCTTGTCCGCTAAAACCCGCGGGGCTGGCTTTCGCAGCGCCACGGCGGCGTTGGAGTGGTCCGACTATGCGGATTTCGACGGGTTCATCCGATCACTTGGGTTGAAAAACTTCAGCACCGATGAATTCCTCATCCTTGGTGGAAGTCACAATACCCCCGGTGGGAAATGTCAGGGCAAAAACACATATCCCCCCCGCAGCCTATGGACCAACATCGCCAAGACTGCGCAGGCGTTGGACCATTTCCGTGACCGGATCGGCAAACCGATCGCCATCACCAACGCTTATCGCGGCCCGGCCTATAACGCTTGCATCGGCGGGGCTAAGCAAAGCCAGCACATGAAGTTCTGTGCTTTGGATTTCAAGGTCTCGGGTATGCCTGCCCCCGAGGCAGCAAGAGCCCTACGCTGGCTGCGGGACAAAGAAGGGTTCTTTACCGGCGGTATTGGCCGCTACAACAGCTTCACCCATATCGACACGCGGGGCATCAACGCCACCTGGCCGCCCGCATTCCGAAATGCCAAGCTGTCTGGCGCTTCCCCCCTGAAGAAACGCGAGCCGCGGGATCTGGCCGAGCGGATCGCCATTCTGATATCAACCATGCTGGCAAAACCAAGATCGGCACCAGGCGCAAAATCCCGCAGCTCTGCCTTTGCTGACCCGGTCAGCCGATCAGGCGACGATTTCGATCCGACTTCGGAAAATGCCGCGCACCAGCAATCTCTGCAGGCGGCCGTCAATGCCTCCAGCGTGATTTCCTTCGTTGAAAACCTGACTCCAAGCCAGAAAGAAGATGTGCTTTTGTCCACGCTCTTTGCCCAGCGCGCCGCTGACGCCAAAGCGGACCCGGTGAAAGAACGCGAGCTGTGGCATGCCACCTATATGGACATGCTCAGCTTGATGGGCTGGACTCGCGAGGCCGCCCCGTTTGAGGCCAGCCAAAAGATGAAAGGCAATGGCAGCTTCGACAAGGTCATTCTGACGACGCTGGCGCAGGTGGCCACTGGCAACCAATTCAAGATCGTCGAAAGCGCGATGGAAGCATTGCGCGGGCTGGCGGCGGATGATGGTAAAATTAAACTGTTTGATTTCGAAACCTCATCTTCCACCGGCGGCAACTTCCAGATTGGCAGCGCCGAGGCGTCAGGTGACGTGATCTCGATGGCCTTGGGGGCGTTTAACTTCAACTTCAAGGACAAAAAACAGAACATCCTGTTCGTGTCCTGGGGCAAGAACGAGTTGGAGTATTGGCTGTCTGCGCAAAAGGTTGCACTTAGCCCGACGATCTATGCTGATGTGCGCGAGATCATTCGCGACAAGCTGTCAGACACGCGCAAGACCCTGATCGCGGATATTGACATCGGATGA
- a CDS encoding TIGR02300 family protein, giving the protein MPKEEWGVKRVCPTTGKRFYDLNADPVVSPYTGEVVNLETGKASRTMVADKEDKAAMKDDLVDDADAVLEDDDDVDVDLGDDVLEDDDEDDVSLDDIADVAADDDD; this is encoded by the coding sequence ATGCCCAAGGAAGAATGGGGCGTCAAACGCGTCTGCCCGACGACTGGTAAACGTTTTTACGACCTGAATGCCGATCCGGTGGTCAGCCCTTATACGGGTGAGGTTGTGAACCTCGAAACCGGCAAAGCGTCGCGCACTATGGTTGCCGACAAAGAAGACAAAGCCGCGATGAAGGACGATCTGGTCGATGACGCGGATGCAGTTCTTGAAGACGACGACGACGTCGATGTCGATCTGGGCGATGACGTTCTAGAAGACGACGATGAAGATGATGTCTCGTTGGATGACATCGCAGATGTCGCTGCAGACGACGACGATTAA
- a CDS encoding SprT family zinc-dependent metalloprotease translates to MFWSKQTSRLTEAEQVDLAGTPEVSVILRPSARARRLSLRVSKLDGRVTLTVPHGASRREAVRFVSERADWIRKHLADTMPEQHPIVGTTLPFLGQPHQITEAPIGAARISEGTILVPPGDPGKTAARLEALLKHEARDRLAHASDCYADMVGYKFGRLTLRDTRSRWGSCSSQGNLMYSWRLVMAPEAVLDYVAAHEVAHLVHMDHSPAFWSQVATIYPSYQTPRQWLRDHGASLHRYRFRD, encoded by the coding sequence ATGTTCTGGTCAAAACAGACAAGCAGGCTGACCGAAGCTGAACAAGTTGATCTGGCGGGAACGCCGGAAGTGTCTGTTATATTACGCCCTTCTGCACGGGCGCGTCGATTGTCGCTACGAGTCTCGAAGCTGGATGGGCGCGTGACCTTGACCGTCCCCCATGGAGCGTCGCGTCGTGAGGCTGTGCGATTTGTGTCAGAACGCGCCGATTGGATTCGCAAGCACCTGGCCGACACGATGCCAGAACAGCACCCGATCGTCGGCACAACCTTGCCATTCCTTGGACAGCCGCATCAAATCACTGAGGCACCAATTGGGGCCGCGCGGATCAGTGAGGGAACAATCCTCGTGCCACCCGGTGACCCCGGCAAAACCGCCGCCCGGCTTGAGGCTCTTTTAAAGCACGAAGCACGGGACCGGTTGGCGCACGCAAGTGACTGTTATGCAGATATGGTTGGTTATAAGTTCGGCCGTTTGACCCTGCGCGACACGCGCTCGCGCTGGGGGTCCTGCAGTTCACAAGGCAACCTGATGTATTCATGGCGGTTGGTCATGGCACCCGAAGCGGTGCTGGACTATGTCGCAGCACACGAGGTGGCCCATCTTGTGCATATGGATCATTCACCTGCGTTCTGGTCGCAGGTCGCAACCATTTACCCATCCTATCAAACACCGCGCCAATGGCTGCGCGACCATGGTGCGAGTCTGCATCGCTATCGCTTTCGCGATTGA
- a CDS encoding GntR family transcriptional regulator codes for MQAQNRQQSDTSSAHERIYRSLRARIMHGELDPGQSLTIRGIGKEYDVSMTPAREAVRRLAAEGALTLSSSGRVSAPDLTAERIEELAALRSLLEPELAARALPRAHMALIDRLRAINVRVSECVTKQDAVGYLRTNLEFHRTLYLRAQAPAILAVAETVWLQLGPTMRSLYARRQRTDLQRHHRMILSALAAGDEPALRLAVRTDVTQGLKMLVAD; via the coding sequence ATGCAGGCTCAAAATCGCCAACAATCAGATACGTCCAGCGCCCACGAACGCATTTATCGCAGTTTGCGCGCGCGGATCATGCATGGAGAACTGGACCCCGGTCAAAGCCTGACAATTCGCGGGATCGGCAAGGAATACGATGTCTCGATGACCCCGGCCCGCGAAGCTGTGCGCCGGTTAGCCGCCGAAGGTGCGCTGACCCTGTCCAGTTCCGGACGCGTCTCGGCGCCCGACCTGACGGCTGAGCGGATCGAGGAGCTCGCAGCCCTGCGTTCGTTGTTGGAACCCGAGCTTGCCGCCCGCGCCCTACCCCGCGCCCATATGGCGCTAATTGACCGATTGCGCGCCATCAATGTGCGAGTGTCGGAATGTGTGACCAAGCAAGACGCGGTTGGCTATCTGCGTACTAATCTTGAGTTCCACCGCACACTGTATTTGCGCGCCCAGGCCCCGGCGATCCTGGCTGTTGCAGAAACGGTATGGCTGCAACTTGGCCCAACGATGCGTTCACTTTATGCGCGCCGTCAACGGACGGACTTACAGCGCCACCACCGAATGATCTTGTCAGCCTTGGCTGCCGGGGACGAACCCGCCCTGCGACTGGCGGTGCGCACTGACGTAACGCAAGGCCTGAAAATGTTGGTGGCGGACTGA
- a CDS encoding Lrp/AsnC family transcriptional regulator, whose protein sequence is MDKLDTRILSILQKDGSISMSKLSDKVGLSISACHRRVKMLEADGLITNYAARLNRKAIGLEIQVFIEAKLVSQRREDIQAFEAAILEMPEVLECHLISGEFDYLLRVAARNTEDYEKLYRERLSSIPSFAQMKTLLSLSTVKEFRGFHLG, encoded by the coding sequence ATGGATAAGCTAGACACCAGAATTCTTTCCATCCTTCAAAAGGACGGCTCGATTTCAATGTCGAAGCTTTCCGACAAGGTGGGGCTTTCGATTTCGGCCTGTCACAGACGAGTAAAGATGCTGGAAGCGGACGGGTTGATCACCAATTATGCCGCGCGTCTGAACCGCAAGGCCATCGGTCTGGAAATTCAGGTGTTCATCGAAGCCAAACTGGTCAGCCAGCGGCGTGAAGACATCCAGGCCTTCGAGGCGGCAATTCTTGAAATGCCGGAAGTGCTGGAATGCCATCTGATATCGGGCGAGTTCGACTATCTGTTACGGGTCGCGGCCAGAAACACCGAGGACTATGAGAAACTATATCGCGAACGGCTCTCATCCATTCCGTCCTTCGCACAGATGAAAACACTGCTCAGCTTGTCGACTGTGAAAGAATTTCGTGGCTTCCATCTGGGCTAA
- a CDS encoding universal stress protein, whose product MSNKIVVGYDGSDSSKATLDFAVGLAKSQGAAIVVAHVLEWSPYSFLTPNELEERHKRRGEELERAEKAVLAPLVKGLSDSGVEVTTALKYGGIADTLCDIVKAEGATQVIVGRTGASGLSSRIFGSVAGTLAQISPVPVTIVP is encoded by the coding sequence ATGTCCAATAAGATCGTCGTCGGATACGATGGCAGTGACAGTTCGAAAGCGACGCTGGATTTCGCGGTCGGACTGGCAAAATCACAAGGCGCGGCCATCGTGGTGGCGCATGTGCTGGAATGGTCGCCATACTCATTCTTGACACCAAATGAGCTGGAAGAGCGTCACAAACGGCGTGGAGAAGAGCTGGAGCGCGCCGAAAAAGCCGTGCTGGCCCCTCTGGTCAAAGGTTTGTCCGACAGTGGGGTCGAGGTCACGACTGCGCTGAAATATGGCGGTATCGCAGACACTCTGTGTGACATCGTGAAAGCCGAGGGCGCCACGCAAGTAATCGTCGGGCGCACGGGTGCCTCGGGCTTGTCGTCACGCATCTTCGGGTCGGTCGCAGGCACACTGGCGCAAATCTCGCCCGTGCCCGTCACCATCGTTCCATAA
- a CDS encoding alanine/glycine:cation symporter family protein, with protein MRNTFKAAALAAPVMLAATAPAMAQSMDQKINDIFASSTGWFVNFIFSPFPGTSFPWIVAWLVIAATIFTIYFGLIQFRAFPHSISLVKGDYSDPNDAGEVSHFQALATALSGTVGLGNIAGVAVAVGIGGPGATFWMILAGLMGMASKFTECTLGVKYRNEYEDGTVSGGPMYYMTKGFAERNLPAGKFMAVLFSVFCILGSLGGGNMFQANQAHAQIANVVGDFPGWITGIVFAAIVFAVIIGGLKSIASVTEKVVPFMGVLYVLTALVILLMNANMIGWAFGQIFAGAFTGLGVAGGMVGALIQGFKRAAFSNEAGVGSAAIAHSAVRTKEPITEGFVSLLEPFIDTVVICTMTALVIIITGQLVSDPATGLYLLDEGGATIQTIDGNKGVALTSAAFSASFGWFKYVLAIAVILFAFSTMISWSYYGLKAWTFLFGEGHTKEIVFKVIFCIFVVIGASANLGPVIDFSDAAIFAMAVVNIVALYFLMPIVKRELDSYLSRLKSGEIRKFH; from the coding sequence ATGAGAAACACTTTCAAGGCAGCGGCGTTGGCCGCACCGGTCATGCTGGCAGCGACAGCGCCCGCGATGGCCCAATCCATGGACCAGAAAATCAACGACATATTCGCCAGCTCAACCGGTTGGTTCGTCAACTTCATCTTCAGCCCCTTCCCCGGCACGTCCTTCCCTTGGATCGTGGCGTGGCTGGTGATCGCGGCAACGATCTTCACGATCTATTTCGGACTGATCCAGTTCCGGGCTTTCCCTCACTCGATCTCGCTCGTGAAGGGCGATTACTCTGATCCCAATGACGCAGGTGAAGTCAGCCACTTCCAAGCACTGGCGACCGCCCTGTCCGGCACTGTCGGCCTTGGTAATATCGCAGGTGTGGCCGTCGCCGTTGGCATCGGTGGGCCGGGTGCCACGTTCTGGATGATCCTTGCGGGTCTGATGGGGATGGCGTCGAAATTCACCGAATGTACGTTGGGTGTGAAATACCGCAACGAATACGAAGACGGCACCGTGTCCGGCGGCCCGATGTATTACATGACCAAAGGGTTTGCCGAACGTAATTTGCCAGCTGGCAAATTCATGGCGGTTCTGTTTTCGGTCTTCTGTATTCTGGGCTCCCTTGGCGGCGGCAATATGTTCCAAGCCAACCAAGCCCACGCACAGATCGCCAACGTGGTCGGTGACTTCCCCGGCTGGATCACCGGTATCGTTTTCGCCGCAATCGTCTTCGCCGTCATTATTGGCGGCCTGAAATCCATCGCCAGCGTGACCGAGAAGGTCGTCCCGTTCATGGGCGTGCTTTACGTGCTGACCGCCTTAGTCATCCTGTTGATGAATGCCAACATGATCGGCTGGGCTTTCGGCCAGATCTTCGCAGGGGCCTTCACCGGTCTCGGCGTTGCTGGTGGTATGGTGGGCGCACTGATCCAGGGCTTCAAACGGGCGGCGTTTTCGAACGAAGCTGGCGTTGGTTCGGCCGCAATCGCCCACTCGGCGGTGCGTACAAAAGAGCCGATCACTGAAGGCTTCGTATCCCTGCTTGAGCCATTTATCGACACTGTCGTGATCTGCACTATGACCGCGCTTGTGATCATCATCACAGGGCAATTGGTCAGTGACCCGGCAACTGGCTTGTATCTGCTGGACGAAGGCGGAGCGACCATCCAGACCATCGACGGCAACAAAGGCGTGGCGCTGACATCGGCGGCATTCTCGGCGTCGTTTGGTTGGTTCAAGTATGTGCTGGCCATCGCGGTGATCCTGTTCGCCTTCTCGACCATGATCAGCTGGTCCTACTATGGCCTAAAGGCTTGGACATTCCTGTTTGGCGAAGGCCACACGAAAGAAATCGTGTTCAAAGTGATCTTCTGCATCTTCGTGGTGATCGGCGCTTCGGCCAACCTTGGCCCGGTGATCGACTTCTCGGATGCGGCAATCTTTGCCATGGCAGTCGTGAACATCGTGGCGCTGTACTTCCTGATGCCCATCGTGAAGCGCGAATTGGACAGCTACCTGTCACGCCTCAAGTCAGGGGAAATTCGCAAGTTCCACTGA
- the lpdA gene encoding dihydrolipoyl dehydrogenase: protein MADYDVIIIGGGPGGYVCAIRCAQLGLKTACVEGRETLGGTCLNVGCIPSKALLHASHSLHEAEHNFAKMGLKGKSPSVDWKQMLAYKDDVIGQNTKGIEFLFKKNKVDWIKGWASIPAAGQVKVGDDVHNAKNIVIASGSEPSTLPGVEVDEKVVVTSTGALELPKVPKKMVVIGAGVIGLEMGSVYARLGAEVTVVEFLDAITPGMDSDLAKTFQRALKKQGLSFIMGAAVQNVDAKKTKATVNYKLRKDDSEHAIDADAVLVATGRRPYVEGLGLDALGVKMTERGQIATDHWKTSVPGVWAIGDVIEGPMLAHKAEDEGMAAAEAIAGQAGHVNYDVIPGVVYTAPEVASVGKTEEELKKEGRAYKVGKFSFMGNGRAKAVFQGEGFVKILADKDTDRVLGVHIMGPAAGELIHEACVLMEFGGSAEDLARTCHAHPTFSEAVREAALACGDGAIHA, encoded by the coding sequence ATGGCAGACTATGACGTAATCATCATCGGCGGTGGCCCGGGCGGCTATGTCTGCGCGATCCGCTGTGCTCAACTTGGCCTGAAAACCGCTTGTGTCGAAGGACGCGAGACTTTGGGCGGCACTTGCCTGAACGTCGGCTGCATTCCGTCCAAGGCGCTGCTTCACGCGTCGCACAGCCTGCATGAGGCCGAGCATAACTTCGCCAAGATGGGCCTGAAGGGCAAAAGCCCCTCGGTCGATTGGAAGCAGATGCTGGCCTATAAAGACGACGTCATCGGTCAGAACACCAAGGGAATTGAGTTCCTGTTCAAGAAAAACAAGGTCGACTGGATCAAGGGCTGGGCGTCGATCCCCGCCGCCGGTCAGGTCAAGGTGGGCGACGACGTCCACAACGCGAAGAACATCGTGATTGCCTCCGGGTCCGAGCCGTCGACCCTGCCCGGCGTCGAGGTGGACGAGAAGGTCGTCGTGACCTCCACTGGGGCGCTTGAGTTGCCGAAGGTTCCAAAGAAAATGGTTGTGATCGGCGCAGGTGTGATCGGGCTGGAAATGGGGTCGGTCTATGCACGACTGGGCGCCGAGGTGACGGTCGTTGAATTCCTTGACGCGATCACGCCGGGGATGGACAGCGACCTTGCCAAGACCTTCCAGCGCGCGCTGAAAAAGCAGGGGCTGAGCTTTATCATGGGTGCGGCTGTTCAGAATGTGGATGCCAAGAAAACCAAGGCGACCGTGAACTACAAGCTGCGCAAGGATGACAGCGAACACGCGATTGACGCGGATGCGGTGCTGGTTGCCACCGGACGCCGTCCGTATGTCGAAGGTTTGGGATTGGACGCGCTGGGCGTGAAAATGACCGAACGGGGTCAGATCGCGACCGACCATTGGAAAACCTCGGTACCGGGTGTCTGGGCCATTGGCGACGTCATCGAAGGCCCGATGCTGGCCCACAAGGCCGAAGATGAAGGCATGGCCGCCGCAGAAGCCATCGCAGGTCAGGCCGGTCACGTGAATTACGATGTTATTCCGGGCGTCGTCTATACCGCGCCGGAAGTTGCCTCTGTCGGCAAGACCGAAGAAGAGCTGAAGAAAGAAGGCCGCGCCTATAAGGTCGGCAAGTTCAGCTTCATGGGCAATGGTCGTGCGAAAGCCGTGTTCCAAGGCGAGGGTTTCGTGAAAATCTTGGCCGATAAGGACACCGACCGCGTTCTGGGTGTCCACATCATGGGCCCCGCAGCGGGCGAATTGATCCACGAGGCTTGCGTGCTGATGGAATTCGGCGGCTCGGCCGAGGATCTGGCCCGCACCTGCCACGCCCACCCGACCTTCTCGGAGGCGGTGCGCGAGGCGGCACTGGCCTGTGGGGACGGCGCGATCCACGCGTAA
- a CDS encoding MAPEG family protein encodes MTPELTILTLAGLLQVVQFCIYSVLAQMQVGSKYAASPRDKPRELTGKAGRAQRALSNHFEGLILFTAAVVVVSLSGQSTATTATCAYVYLGARLLYLPAYLFGWSPWRSLIWFVGFIATTVMLISALI; translated from the coding sequence TTGACCCCCGAACTCACCATCCTCACCCTCGCAGGCCTTTTGCAAGTGGTCCAGTTCTGCATCTACTCCGTTCTGGCGCAGATGCAGGTGGGGTCCAAATATGCGGCCTCGCCCCGTGACAAACCGCGTGAGTTGACGGGCAAGGCGGGGCGCGCGCAACGGGCGTTGAGCAACCATTTCGAAGGGTTGATCCTGTTCACCGCCGCCGTGGTTGTGGTCTCGCTATCGGGTCAGTCCACGGCGACGACCGCAACATGCGCCTATGTCTATCTGGGCGCGCGGCTTTTGTATCTTCCCGCGTACCTGTTTGGCTGGTCGCCTTGGCGTTCGCTGATCTGGTTCGTGGGTTTCATCGCGACGACCGTGATGTTGATCTCGGCGCTCATATGA